The following are encoded in a window of Perca flavescens isolate YP-PL-M2 chromosome 24, PFLA_1.0, whole genome shotgun sequence genomic DNA:
- the dock9b gene encoding dedicator of cytokinesis protein 9 isoform X4, producing MQGRAGKAPKREMVIESPQQYKSLAEIEAEVETGGSQVAAIKPKIIEPLDYENVLLQRKTQIISDVLRDMLQFPTDDFQISCLRRQGRTLFSTVPETAEKEAQSLFVQECIKTYKSDWHVVNYKYEEYSGDFRQLPNKALRPEKLAAHLFEVDEDKEKDEDTASLGSQKGGVSKHGWLYKGNMNSAISVTMRSFKRRYFHLAQLGDGSYNLNFYKDENTSKEPKGTIFLDSCMGVVQNSKVRRFAFELKMQDKSTFLLAAESEAEMEEWIGTLNKILHSSFEQAMQEKRNGDLHDDEEHGKTDLSSGSFQDSFQTARDIESKMRSEARLKLFTLDPDTQKLDFSGIEPDVRQFEEKFGKRVLVSCHDLSFNLQGCVAENEEGPTTNVEPFYVVLSLFDVQNGRKISADFHVDLNHPLVRKMTSGSSSRQDLHINGSCDGPLAGLRQGSGLPVGALQYPRQGVFSVTCPHPEIFLVARIEKVLQGGITHCTEPYMKSSDSAKMAQKVLKNAKTACSRLGQYRMPFAWAARQDSSKLSDEDMFKLLTDFRKPEKMAKLPVLLGNLDATIDSVAPDVTNCVTSSYIPVRNFEGNGPEGALLEVEEFVPCIAKCSQPFTIYKNHLYVYPKHLKYDGQKCFAKARNIAVCIEFKDSDEDEAQPVKCIYGHPGGPLFTKQAYAAVLHHQQNPEFYDEIKIELPTQLHEKHHLLFTFYHVSCDSNSKKKDLVESPVGSAWLPLLRDGRVIMNEQLLPVAANLPAGYLGSQDGVNKNSGSEIKWVDGGKSLFKVSTHLVSTVYTQDQHLQNFFHHCQIMELSEQASEGELVKYLKSLHAMEGHVMVNFLPTILNQLFCVLTRATHEDVAVNVTRVMVHVVAQCHEEGLEHYLRSYIKFVFKPEPYSSTNVKTVHEELAKAMTAILKPSTDFLTSNKLLKYSWYFFEALVKSMAHYLIESGKVKLSRNQRFSASFYHAVETLVNMLMPHITQKYKDNLDAARNANHSLAVFIKRCFTFMDRGFIFKQINNYMNCFMPGDPKTLYEFKFEFLRVVCNHEHYVPLNLPMPFGKGRIQRFQDLQLDYSLTDDFCRNHFLVGLLLREVGAALQEFREIRQIAIQVLKGLMIKHTFDDRYAAKSQQARLATLYLPLFGLFQENVHRLDIKESAPLSNHNNAREDSLVPNSMVTPQKSGNCIENALHKDVFGVISGTASPHSSTPNMSSVHHADSRGSLVSTDSGNSLLDKSSDKTNSLEKNQCVSALGSSVLRCDKLDRDEIKNLLMGFLHILKSMSEEALFAYWNKAAPSELMDFFTLIEVCLHQFRYMGKRFIVSRSQEGAGPVAPERKSLTLPVSRNRAGILHARLQQLGTLENAHTFNNMYSHTEADVSSQCLLEANVSTEVCLTVLDTLSIFIMGFKTQLNSDLGHNPLMKKVFQVHLCFLQIPQSEAALKQVFTSIRTFIYKFPCTFFDGRADMCASLCYEILKCCNSKLSSIRSDAAHLLYFLMKSNFDYTGRKSFVRTHLQVVIAVSQLIADVIGIGGTRFQQSLSIINNCANGDKSIKHTAFPSDVKDLTKRIRTVLMATEQMKEHENDPEMLVDLQYSLAKSYTSTPELRKTWVDSMARIHNKNGNLSEAAMCYVHVAALVAEYLWRKGMFRQGCSAFRVITPNIDEEAAMMEDVGMQDVHFNEEVLMELLEECADGLWKAERYELIADVYRLIIPIYEQRRDFEKLTHLYDTLHRAYTKVMEVMHSGKRLLGTYFRVAFFGQGFFEDEDGKEYIYKEPKFTPLSEISQRLLKLYSDKFGQENVKIIQDSGKVNPKDLDSKYAYIQVTHVTPYLDDKELEDRKTDFEKSHNIRRFVFETPFTESGKKQGGVEEQCKRRTVLTTTHCFPYVKKRIAVMYQHQTDLSPIEVAIDEMSAKVAELRLLCSASEVDMIRLQLKLQGSISVQVNAGPLAYARAFLDDSSAKRYPDNKVKQLKEMFRQFVDACGQALGVNERLIKEDQQEYHDEMKANYRDLTRELSNIMHEQINPVENGTRSTLSDSVGIFNAISGTPTSAHPHGSTTIL from the exons GACACAGCCTCCCTCGGATCTCAGAAGGGAGGAGTGTCTAAACATGGCTGGCTGTACAAAGGCAACATGAACAGTGCAATCAGTGTTACTATGCGG TCCTTCAAGAGGAGGTACTTCCATCTGGCCCAGCTGGGAGATGGATCCTACAACCTCAACTTCTACAAGGATGAGAACACCTCCAAGGAACCCAAAGGAACCATCTTCCTTGACTCATGCATGGGGGTTGTTCAG AACAGCAAAGTGCGTCGGTTTGCCTTTGAGCTGAAGATGCAGGATAAGAGTACGTTCCTGCTGGCTGCAGAAAGCGAAGCAGAGATGGAGGAGTGGATCGGCACCCTCAACAAGATTCTCCACAGCAGCTTTGAACAGGCCATGCAGGAGAAGAGGAACGGAGACCTGCATGacg ATGAGGAGCATGGAAAAACAGACCTCTCCTCTGGAAGTTTTCAAGACAGCTTTCAG ACTGCCAGAGATATTGAGTCTAAAATGAGGAGTGAAGCTCGCCTGAAACTGTTCACTCTGGACCCTGACACACAG AAACTGGACTTCTCTGGCATTGAGCCAGATGTGCGGCAGTTTGAAGAGAAGTTTGGGAAGAGAGTCCTAGTCAGCTGTCATGACCTGTCTTTCAACCTGCAGGGCTGTGTTGCAGAGAATGAAGAGGGGCCAACAACTAAT GTGGAGCCTTTCTATGTGGTCTTGTCCCTCTTCGACGTCCAGAACGGTAGAAAGATCTCGGCCGACTTCCACGTGGATCTCAACCACCCTTTGGTCCGAAAAATGACGTCAGGCTCTAGTAGCAGACAAGACTTGCACATCAATGGCAGTTGTGACGGTCCCCTGGCTGGTCTCAGGCAGGGCAGTGGGCTCCCAGTGGGTGCTCTCCAGTACCCCAGACAGGGGGTGTTCTCAGTCACGTGCCCCCATCCAGAGATCTTCCTGGTGGCCAGGATTGAGAAGGTCCTGCAGGGGGGGATCACCCACTGCACTGAACCCTACATGAAGAGTTCAGACTCCGCCAAG ATGGCACAAAAGGTGCTGAAGAATGCTAAGACAGCCTGCAGCAGACTGGGACAGTACAGGATGCCTTTTGCCTGGGCTGCAAG ACAGGACAGCAGCAAGCTGTCAGACGAGGACATGTTCAAACTGCTGACTGACTTCAGAAA ACCAGAGAAAATGGCCAAACTCCCTGTGCTCTTAGGCAACTTGGATGCAACGATTGACAGCGTGGCCCCGGATGTAACCA ATTGTGTCACTTCCTCCTACATCCCTGTGAGGAACTTTGAAGGCAATGGGCCTGAAGGCGCTCTTCTGGAGGTGGAGGAGTTTGTACCTTGCATCGCTAAGTGCTCCCAACCATTCACCATCTATAAAAACCACCTTTATGTGTACCCAAAACACCTCAAATATGACGGACAGAAATGCTTTGCTAAG GCGAGGAATATTGCAGTTTGCATTGAATTCAAGGATTCTGATGAGGATGAAGCCCAGCCGGTGAAG TGCATCTATGGTCATCCGGGAGGTCCTCTCTTCACTAAGCAGGCATATGCAGCTGTCCTGCACCATCAGCAGAACCCAGAGTTCTATGATGAG ATAAAGATAGAGCTGCCTACTCAGCTGCATGAGAAGCATCACCTTCTCTTCACATTCTATCATGTTAGCTGTGACAGCAACAGCAAGAAGAAAGACCTGGTGGAGTCTCCAG TGGGTTCAGCATGGCTGCCTCTGCTAAGGGATGGCAGAGTCATCATGAATGAACAGCTGCTGCCTGTGGCCGCCAATCTGCCCGCGGGGTACCTCGGCTCCCAGGATGGTGTCAACAAG AACTCTGGCTCGGAGATTAAATGGGTGGACGGAGGAAAATCCCTGTTCAAAGTCTCGACTCATCTTGTTTCCACAGTTTACACTCAG GATCAGCACTTGCaaaacttcttccaccactgtcaaATCATGGAGCTGTCAGAACAAGCTTCAGAGGGAGAGCTGGTGAAATACCTGAAG AGTCTCCATGCGATGGAGGGTCATGTGATGGTCAACTTTCTGCCCACCATCCTTAACCAGCTGTTCTGTGTCCTAACCAGAGCCACACATGAGGATGTGGCTGTCAACGTGACCAG gGTGATGGTTCATGTTGTGGCACAGTGCCATGAAGAAGGGCTTGAACATTACTTGAGATCGTATATCAAG TTTGTGTTTAAGCCAGAGCCTTATTCCTCCACCAATGTAAAAACGGTTCATGAGGAGCTGGCTAAAGCTATGACAGCCATTCTCAAGCCATCCACTGACTTCCTGACTAGCAACAAGCTCCTGAAG TACTCGTGGTACTTCTTTGAAGCTCTGGTGAAATCAATGGCTCATTATCTCATAGAGAGTGGGAAGGTCAAG CTCTCCAGGAACCAGCGTTTTTCAGCTTCTTTCTACCATGCAGTGGAGACCCTGGTGAATATGCTGATGCCACACATCACCCAAAAATACAAGGACAACCTGGATGCGGCTCGCAATGCCAATCACAGCCTGGCAGTTTTCATAAAG CGCTGCTTCACCTTCATGGACCGAGGCTTCATATTCAAGCAGATCAACAACTACATGAACTGTTTTATGCCTGGAGACCCAAAG ACTTTGTATGAATTCAAGTTTGAGTTCCTGCGGGTTGTTTGCAACCATGAGCACTACGTCCCTCTTAATCTGCCCATGCCCTTTGGAAAAGGCCGAATTCAAAGGTTCCAAG ATCTTCAGCTGGACTATTCTCTGACTGATGACTTCTGTCGAAACCACTTCCTGGTGGGGCTGCTGCTGAGGGAAGTGGGCGCTGCTCTTCAGGAGTTTCGAGAGATTCGTCAGATCGCCATCCAGGTGCTCAAGGGGCTGATGATCAAACACACGTTTGACGACCGCTATGCCGCGAAA AGCCAGCAAGCCAGACTTGCCACCCTCTACCTTCCTCTGTTTGGTCTGTTCCAGGAAAACGTCCACAGACTTGACATTAAGGAGTCCGCCCCTCTCAGCAACCACAAT AATGCCAGGGAGGATTCTCTGGTACCCAACTCCATGGTGACCCCTCAGAAATCTGGGAACTGCATAGAAAATGCTCTCCACAAAGATGTATTTGGAGTCATCTCTGGAACAG CCTCGCCTCACAGCTCCACTCCCAACATGAGCTCAGTTCACCATGCAGACTCCAGAGGCTCTCTGGTCTCCACTGACTCTGGAAACAGCCTGCTAGACAAGAGCAGTGACAAGACTAACTCCCTGGAGAAG AACCAGTGTGTCTCGGCTCTGGGCAGCAGTGTGCTGCGCTGTGACAAACTGGACCGGGACGAGATCAAAAACCTGTTAATGGGCTTTCTGCATATCCTCAAGAGCATGTCGGAGG AGGCCCTTTTTGCATACTGGAACAAAGCCGCTCCCTCAGAACTAATGGACTTCTTTACCTTAATAGA AGTCTGCCTTCATCAGTTTAGATACATGGGGAAGAGATTCATCGTCAG CAGGAGCCAGGAGGGGGCAGGGCCTGTAGCTCCAGAAAGGAAGTCTCTGACTCTGCCTGTTTCTCGTAACAGGGCGGGGATCTTGCATGCCCGCCTTCAGCAGCTGGGAACTCTGGAGAACGCTCACACCTTCAACAACA tgtactCCCATACGGAAGCAGACGTAAGCAGCCAGTGCCTCCTAGAGGCCAATGTGTCTACAGAGGTATGCCTGACTGTGCTGGACACACTCAGCATCTTCATCATGGGATTCAAG ACTCAGCTGAATTCAGATCTTGGTCACAACCCCCTGATGAAGAAAGTTTTCCAGGTCCATCTGTGCTTCCTGCAGATCCCTCAGTCTGAAGCCGCCCTCAAACAGGTCTTCACCTCAATCAGGACCTTCATCTACAAG TTCCCCTGTACCTTCTTTGACGGCCGGGCCGACATGTGTGCCTCTCTATGCTATGAAATCCTCAAGTGCTGTAACTCCAAGCTGAGCTCGATCCGCAGTGATGCCGCCCATCTTCTCTACTTCCTCATGAAAAGCAACTTCGACTATACTGGACGCAAGTCTTTTGTACGAACACACCTGCAG GTGGTAATTGCGGTCAGTCAGCTGATTGCTGATGTCATCGGCATCGGGGGTACCCGTTTCCAGCAATCTCTCTCCATCATTAACAACTGTGCCAACGGTGACAAAAGCATCAAG CACACGGCATTTCCGTCCGATGTGAAGGACCTGACAAAGCGCATCAGGACAGTGCTGATGGCCACAGAACAGATGAAGGAGCATGAGAATGACCCGGAGATGCTGGTGGACCTCCAGTACAGCTTGGCCAAGTCCTACACCAGCACGCCCGAGCTCCGCAAGACCTGGGTGGACAGCATGGCTCGCATCCACAACAAGAACGGAAATCTTTCagag GCCGCCATGTGTTACGTGCATGTTGCTGCCCTGGTAGCAGAGTACCTATGGAGGAAAG GTATGTTCAGGCAGGGCTGCTCGGCTTTTCGTGTCATCACTCCAAACATCGACGAGGAGGCAGCCATGATGGAGGACGTGGGGATGCAGGATGTTCACTTCAATGAG GAGGTGCTGATGGAGCTGTTGGAGGAGTGTGCCGATGGCCTCTGGAAGGCGGAGCGTTATGAGCTCATCGCTGATGTCTACAGGCTAATCATTCCTATCTACGAACAGCGCAGAGACTTTGAG AAACTGACTCACCTGTATGATACCCTTCACCGTGCCTATACTAAAGTGATGGAGGtgatgcattctgggaaaaGACTGCTGGGCACATACTTCAGAGTGGCCTTCTTTGGACAG GGCTTCTTTGAGGATGAAGACGGAAAGGAATACATCTACAAGGAGCCAAAGTTCACTCCTCTGTCTGAGATTTCCCAGAGGCTCCTGAAGCTCTACTCCGACAAGTTTGGTCAGGAGAATGTCAAAATTATTCAGGACTCTGGGAAG GTGAACCCGAAGGACCTAGACTCAAAGTACGCCTACATCCAGGTGACCCACGTCACACCGTACCTAGACGACAAGGAGCTGGAGGACAGGAAGACCGATTTCGAGAAGAGTCACAACATCCGACGCTTTGTGTTCGAGACTCCATTCACCGAGTCGGGCAAGAAGCAGGGAGGGGTGGAGGAGCAGTGTAAACGCCGAACCGTTCTCACCA CCACCCACTGTTTCCCCTACGTGAAGAAGCGTATAGCAGTCATGTACCAACACCAGACCGACCTGAGTCCCATTGAGGTGGCCATAGACGAGATGAGTGCCAAGGTGGCCGAGCTGCGACTGCTGTGCTCGGCCTCCGAGGTGGACATGATCCGCCTGCAGCTCAAACTGCAAGGCAGCATCAGTGTTCAG GTCAATGCTGGTCCTCTTGCCTACGCCAGAGCCTTCCTCGACGACAGCAGTGCCAAGAGATATCCTGACAACAAGGTCAAACAACTGAAAGAGATGTTCAG GCAGTTTGTGGATGCCTGCGGCCAGGCGCTGGGAGTGAACGAGAGGCTGATCAAAGAGGACCAGCAGGAGTATCATGATGAGATGAAGGCCAACTACAGGGACCTGACCAGAGAGCTGTCAAACATCATGCATGAACAG ATAAACCCAGTGGAAAACGGTACAAGGAGCACTCTGTCCGACTCGGTGGGCATCTTCAACGCCATCAGTGGCACACCAACCAGTGCCCACCCACATGGCTCAACCACCATCCTCTGA